From a single Silvanigrella aquatica genomic region:
- the mobF gene encoding MobF family relaxase translates to MLSIYRLQNVSQALTYYKEDNYYSKENQEEYSEWYGIAAEDLGLNGKVKLKDFNYILNGCNRDGKSLVNKKIKEQKLSYETYYNVKNEYNKLINSLNIEDKYKDEISIIINKITDSNDKIPVKTIDNYEKRISSLINNSNVISIDKKDKFKGEFKKINHNFKKIADRRPAYDLTFSAPKSVSIAALVGDDKRLIDAHRNAVKYALSVVEKEYSQTRIVENNNRNILVTNNIVAATFEHDISRKIDPQLHTHCVLMNLTKSNGEWRSINQDGFYYSSKKLGAIYQNELAKCIKKLGYEIKLNPNGTFDIKGYTNDHLLHFSKRSLQMKEMGSKNQRDARKYVLIERDKKVDGIPKKSTYNEWKNEAKILNITHPISSNVNTFNEQNSINKIDILESIISNSVKELTENDISLKKDKLHEKILTKSLGIFDYNEETKVRTEEYLKKKLI, encoded by the coding sequence ATGTTGTCAATATATAGATTACAAAATGTATCACAAGCATTAACTTATTATAAAGAAGACAATTATTATTCTAAAGAAAATCAAGAAGAATACTCTGAATGGTATGGAATTGCAGCCGAAGATTTAGGTTTGAATGGTAAAGTTAAATTGAAAGATTTTAACTACATTTTAAATGGTTGTAATAGAGACGGAAAATCACTTGTAAATAAAAAAATAAAAGAACAAAAGTTATCTTATGAAACATATTATAATGTAAAAAATGAATATAATAAGTTAATAAATAGTTTAAATATTGAAGATAAATATAAAGATGAAATATCTATTATTATAAATAAAATAACAGATTCAAACGATAAAATTCCAGTAAAAACAATAGATAATTATGAAAAAAGAATATCATCTTTAATTAATAATTCAAATGTAATATCAATTGATAAAAAAGATAAATTTAAAGGTGAATTTAAAAAAATTAATCATAACTTTAAAAAAATAGCTGATAGAAGACCAGCTTATGATCTGACATTTTCAGCGCCAAAATCTGTTTCAATAGCCGCTTTAGTTGGAGACGATAAAAGATTAATAGATGCTCACAGAAATGCTGTAAAATATGCTTTAAGTGTTGTCGAAAAAGAGTATTCACAGACTAGAATTGTTGAAAATAATAATAGGAATATTTTAGTTACAAATAATATAGTAGCAGCTACTTTTGAACATGATATTAGCAGGAAAATAGATCCTCAATTACATACACATTGTGTTCTAATGAACCTTACAAAAAGTAATGGGGAATGGCGTTCAATTAATCAAGATGGATTTTATTATAGCTCGAAAAAATTAGGGGCAATATATCAAAATGAACTTGCAAAATGTATTAAAAAATTGGGCTATGAAATAAAACTAAATCCTAACGGTACTTTTGATATAAAAGGTTATACAAATGACCACCTTCTTCATTTTTCAAAACGATCATTACAGATGAAAGAAATGGGTTCTAAAAACCAAAGAGACGCAAGAAAATATGTATTGATAGAAAGAGATAAAAAAGTTGATGGAATACCTAAAAAATCAACCTATAATGAATGGAAAAATGAGGCTAAAATTTTAAATATTACTCATCCTATTTCTTCAAATGTAAATACTTTTAATGAGCAAAATAGTATTAATAAGATTGACATTTTAGAAAGTATAATTTCAAATTCTGTTAAGGAATTAACCGAAAATGATATTAGTTTAAAAAAAGATAAATTGCATGAAAAAATACTCACAAAATCGTTAGGAATATTTGATTATAATGAAGAAACAAAAGTAAGAACAGAAGAGTATTTAAAAAAAAAGCTCATTTAG
- a CDS encoding AAA family ATPase gives MQRGKNIFESIVEIEEAKKIINSIHNDSIKAGYDGLNSGQKEAIEVYLTSHDRIIAWQGVAGAGKTFSLASATEIAKKNGYIVKGFAPQAEAAKVLAEEAKLSEAHTVKSLLVDTSIAGRAAGKEIWIIDEAGTLSAKDAHDLLKKAEFENAKVLLVGDTKQLSSVGAGNPFKQLQEHGIKFAELCEGMRQKDRTLKESVDLIAKGNTKLGLEILEKNGKVNEIADTEKIIANMANDYLKLSKKDLEASLFISSTNYEKDQITNIVRSELKRKEVLKDSVEIKTLESFGYNEYTLRNSNIYSKNDILILNKNENGLLKNVEYKVLDVNHKSNTIIICSDDFKKEIDVSKIKGNLYQEKIIEVSIGDRIKWTKNHSVKKSSTKDSKAKSERRLNGQYLNVIAIDKENNRATLEYNNGKKESIDLMKSNFIDYNYVSTVFSSQGKTCDKVYASITNVDRENFYVAVSRAKYDCKIYTNDKNILYKNVEKIGANKTAYDKIVEENKIQINLNNDKLKKDHIVKKFSENDLESIKISRKIKEKSYEISYKIGLDPINNELGIFSKYGNNNQEIIANSIKYEINKEFGISRSTGLHTLPVNTLKEIYSLKIQNIAKECQSQYFHKLNPNHKNRPIDTMHNEDLARKQNISKPKIRR, from the coding sequence ATGCAAAGAGGCAAAAATATATTTGAGAGTATTGTTGAAATTGAAGAAGCAAAAAAGATTATCAATTCAATTCATAATGATTCAATTAAAGCTGGATATGATGGTTTAAATTCAGGCCAAAAAGAAGCGATAGAAGTCTATTTAACGTCACATGATAGGATCATTGCATGGCAGGGAGTAGCAGGCGCAGGCAAAACATTTTCTCTAGCTTCTGCAACAGAAATTGCTAAAAAAAATGGGTATATTGTTAAGGGTTTTGCTCCTCAAGCTGAAGCAGCTAAAGTTCTAGCTGAAGAGGCAAAGTTGAGTGAAGCACATACAGTTAAATCATTATTAGTCGATACTTCTATTGCTGGAAGAGCTGCTGGAAAGGAAATTTGGATTATCGATGAAGCTGGTACGCTTAGTGCAAAAGATGCTCATGATTTATTAAAAAAAGCTGAATTTGAAAATGCAAAAGTATTGCTAGTTGGCGATACGAAACAATTGTCTTCTGTCGGTGCTGGCAACCCCTTCAAACAGTTGCAAGAACATGGAATAAAATTTGCTGAATTATGTGAAGGAATGAGACAAAAAGATCGAACTTTGAAAGAATCAGTAGATCTTATTGCAAAAGGGAATACAAAACTGGGATTAGAAATATTAGAAAAAAATGGAAAGGTAAATGAGATAGCCGACACAGAAAAAATCATAGCAAACATGGCAAATGATTATTTAAAGCTCAGTAAAAAGGATTTAGAAGCATCACTTTTTATTTCGTCAACTAATTATGAGAAAGACCAAATCACAAATATAGTTAGAAGCGAATTAAAAAGAAAAGAAGTTTTAAAAGATTCAGTTGAAATTAAAACTCTAGAATCATTTGGATATAATGAATATACTTTAAGAAATTCAAATATTTATTCAAAAAATGATATTTTAATTTTAAATAAGAATGAAAACGGGTTATTAAAAAATGTTGAATACAAAGTTTTAGATGTTAATCATAAAAGTAATACTATTATAATTTGCTCTGATGATTTTAAAAAAGAAATTGATGTTTCAAAAATTAAAGGTAATTTATATCAAGAAAAAATTATTGAAGTATCAATAGGTGATAGGATTAAGTGGACAAAAAATCATTCAGTTAAAAAAAGTAGCACTAAAGATTCTAAGGCAAAAAGTGAAAGAAGGTTGAATGGACAATATTTAAATGTTATTGCAATTGATAAGGAAAATAACAGAGCAACTTTAGAGTATAATAATGGAAAAAAAGAATCTATTGATTTAATGAAAAGTAATTTTATAGATTATAATTATGTTTCTACCGTTTTTTCTAGTCAAGGAAAAACATGCGATAAAGTTTACGCATCAATAACAAATGTTGATAGAGAAAATTTTTATGTAGCAGTTTCACGTGCTAAATATGATTGCAAAATATACACAAATGATAAAAATATTCTTTATAAAAATGTAGAAAAAATTGGTGCGAATAAGACTGCATATGATAAAATTGTAGAAGAGAATAAAATACAAATAAATTTAAATAATGACAAATTAAAGAAAGATCATATTGTAAAAAAATTTTCTGAAAATGACTTAGAATCTATCAAAATCAGTAGAAAGATAAAGGAAAAAAGTTATGAAATTTCATATAAGATTGGATTAGATCCTATAAATAATGAACTAGGAATATTTTCAAAATATGGTAATAATAATCAAGAAATAATTGCTAATAGTATAAAATATGAAATTAATAAAGAATTTGGAATTAGTAGATCAACAGGATTACATACATTACCAGTAAATACATTAAAAGAAATATACTCATTAAAGATTCAAAACATTGCGAAAGAATGCCAATCTCAATATTTTCATAAGCTAAATCCAAATCATAAAAACCGCCCAATCGATACAATGCACAATGAAGATTTGGCTCGAAAACAAAATATTTCGAAACCCAAAATAAGAAGATAA
- a CDS encoding tyrosine-type recombinase/integrase has product MYKELICYNDVHSWIVVEGSLTINFEKTPPKIAQERADFLRTFTAKNTKEAYNRALDGFFRFWESQGLEVWCAADFRRAHLDEWKQKLTDKHTPSSAGSKLAPLLSFFRFAYDSNWTTQDIGKGISLPRVKKGKAKTEALTEDELKRILTSLQMEFDAATEPNIETAHRRTWLRYCVFMTLCSVGMRVSELVNLKIEDLDLTGEFPRLNLKLKGGELHAPLIPDDLAALLKKYVVILRRGANSKEPLFTLNPLCWEPLERKYIGRLIDAIAKENNVTKKISPHSCRATVASLLHKNGVPIGEIQDLLGHRSILTTMMYIKKIDEEKQSAARKNPLFNLTR; this is encoded by the coding sequence ATGTATAAGGAATTAATTTGCTATAATGATGTGCATTCTTGGATTGTCGTTGAGGGGTCTCTTACCATCAACTTTGAAAAAACACCCCCGAAAATCGCCCAGGAACGAGCCGATTTTTTGCGCACTTTTACGGCAAAAAATACGAAGGAGGCCTATAATCGGGCACTTGACGGATTTTTCAGGTTTTGGGAAAGCCAAGGGCTTGAAGTTTGGTGTGCCGCTGACTTCAGGCGGGCGCATTTAGACGAATGGAAACAGAAGCTCACCGACAAACACACCCCATCCTCGGCAGGCTCTAAGCTTGCGCCCTTGTTGTCCTTTTTTCGGTTTGCTTATGATAGCAACTGGACTACTCAAGATATCGGAAAGGGGATCAGCCTTCCAAGGGTGAAAAAAGGGAAGGCAAAGACAGAGGCACTCACAGAAGACGAACTGAAAAGAATTCTCACATCGCTTCAAATGGAATTTGATGCGGCAACGGAACCAAATATTGAAACAGCGCATAGAAGAACTTGGCTCCGCTACTGTGTATTTATGACCTTATGCAGCGTTGGCATGCGTGTCTCGGAACTTGTTAACCTGAAAATCGAGGATCTGGATTTGACGGGAGAATTTCCAAGGCTCAATTTAAAGTTGAAGGGTGGCGAGTTGCACGCCCCTTTGATCCCCGATGACCTTGCCGCACTTTTAAAAAAATATGTTGTTATTTTAAGAAGAGGGGCTAACTCGAAGGAGCCTCTTTTTACTTTAAATCCCCTCTGTTGGGAACCACTCGAAAGGAAATACATAGGACGATTGATTGATGCCATTGCCAAAGAGAATAACGTAACAAAGAAAATCTCTCCACACTCTTGTCGTGCCACGGTCGCTTCACTGCTTCATAAGAATGGGGTTCCGATTGGAGAAATTCAGGATCTATTAGGCCATCGTTCCATTCTGACAACCATGATGTACATAAAGAAAATCGATGAAGAAAAACAGAGCGCCGCAAGGAAAAACCCACTTTTTAATTTAACGAGGTAA
- a CDS encoding DUF4365 domain-containing protein, whose protein sequence is MATIQNNKANLSNAYVRAIAAKAGVNISRPENDYGIDLTLKEVITIPKPDGTTRYVESGVALDIQLKCSHDVELKENEIIYDLETKNYNDLISTDVNTPRILVLLQVPSEETEWILQDASKLEIRHCAYWISLRGKEIVKNKETKRIKIPNSQKFTSEALKSFFQKIKEGVTL, encoded by the coding sequence ATGGCAACTATACAAAACAATAAAGCCAATCTTAGCAATGCGTATGTTAGGGCAATCGCTGCAAAGGCTGGTGTAAATATTTCGAGACCTGAAAACGATTATGGAATCGATCTCACGCTAAAAGAAGTCATTACGATACCTAAACCTGATGGAACAACAAGGTATGTTGAAAGTGGGGTTGCTCTCGATATCCAGTTAAAATGTTCGCACGATGTCGAGCTAAAGGAAAATGAAATCATATATGATTTAGAAACTAAAAATTACAATGACCTTATATCCACAGATGTAAATACACCTAGAATCCTTGTCCTGCTCCAAGTACCATCTGAAGAAACGGAATGGATTTTACAAGACGCATCCAAGCTTGAAATCAGGCACTGTGCATATTGGATTTCATTACGGGGTAAAGAAATAGTAAAAAATAAGGAAACAAAGAGGATTAAAATACCGAATTCCCAAAAATTCACCTCAGAAGCACTTAAAAGTTTCTTTCAAAAAATTAAGGAAGGAGTTACGTTATGA